From Triticum aestivum cultivar Chinese Spring chromosome 4A, IWGSC CS RefSeq v2.1, whole genome shotgun sequence, a single genomic window includes:
- the LOC123087026 gene encoding transcription factor bHLH18, translating to MATQWFSNMVMDEPSFFHQWQSDATLEQYTEQQIAVAFGQGEMEAAALMQQQQQQQYAAAAAGEHRPRKAAKVNTSWDSCVTEQGSPADSSSPTILSFGGHAHADAFAKAPQAPSAATAYYGAAAPVKPKQEVDAGGVAPFQQVKRSYDAMAAEPARAPSRPAAQNQDHILAERRRREKLSERFIALSKIVPGLKKMDKASVLGDAIKYVKTLQEQVKGMEEVARRRPVESAVLVKKSQLAADEDDGSSCDENFEGADAGLPEIEARMSDRTVLVKIHCENRRGVLVAALSELESIDLAIMNTNVLPFTASSIDITIMATAGEDFSLSVKDIVRKLHQAFKSSP from the exons ATGGCGACTCAGTGGTTCTCCAATATG GTGATGGACGAGCCGAGCTTCTTCCACCAGTGGCAGTCGGACGCGACGCTGGAGCAGTACACGGAGCAGCAGATCGCCGTGGCCTTCGGGCAGGGggagatggaggcggcggcgctgatgcagcagcagcagcagcagcagtacgcggcggcggcggcgggcgagcacCGGCCGCGCAAGGCGGCCAAGGTCAACACCAGCTGGGACTCGTGCGTCACGGAGCAGGGCTCCCCCGCCGACTCCTCCTCCCCGACCATCCTCTCCTTCGGCGGCCACGCCCACGCCGACGCGTTCGCCAAGGCGCCGCAGGCCCCCAGCGCCGCCACCGCCTACTACGGCGCGGCGGCGCCCGTGAAGCCCAAGCAGGAGGTCGACGCGGGGGGCGTGGCGCCGTTCCAGCAGGTCAAGCGGAGCTACGACGCCATGGCCGCCGAGCCCGCCAGGGCGCCCTCCCGGCCGGCCGCCCAGAACCAGGACCACATCCTGGCGGAGCGGAGGCGCCGCGAGAAGCTCAGCGAGCGCTTCATCGCGCTCTCCAAGATCGTGCCGGGGCTCAAGAAGATGGACAAGGCGTCGGTGCTGGGCGACGCGATCAAGTACGTCAAGACGCTGCAGGAGCAGGTGAAGGGCATGGAGGAGGTGGcccggcggcggccggtggagtcGGCGGTGCTGGTCAAGAAGTCGCAGCTCGCCGCCGACGAGGACGACGGGTCGTCCTGCGACGAGAACTTCGAGGGCGCCGACGCCGGGCTGCCAGAGATCGAGGCCCGGATGTCGGACCGCACCGTGCTCGTCAAGATCCACTGCGAGAACCGCAGGGGCGTGCTCGTCGCCGCGCTCTCCGAGCTCGAGAGCATCGACCTCGCCATCATGAACACCAATGTGCTCCCCTTCACCGCCTCCTCCATCGACATCACCATCATGGCCACG GCCGGCGAGGACTTCTCGTTGTCTGTCAAGGACATCGTGAGGAAGCTACATCAAGCGTTCAAGTCGTCGCCATGA